In Blastopirellula sediminis, the following proteins share a genomic window:
- a CDS encoding carboxypeptidase-like regulatory domain-containing protein has protein sequence MIQRTSTAALIAATLLAGGCFSSSGPGLHKVTGTVTKDGVPFVGASVEFSPVGDGATSYGHTDESGNFSLFYSTGKPGAVPGTHRVEVIGGAKAGTAKAAELDPQKPAPAPVEASKGKTIEAVVGEGGNNHIEIEL, from the coding sequence ATGATCCAACGCACTTCCACCGCGGCGCTGATCGCCGCGACCCTACTGGCCGGCGGATGCTTTTCGTCATCCGGGCCAGGCCTGCATAAAGTGACCGGCACAGTCACCAAAGATGGCGTTCCGTTTGTCGGCGCCAGCGTCGAGTTCTCTCCGGTTGGCGATGGCGCAACGTCGTACGGCCATACCGATGAGAGCGGCAACTTCTCTCTCTTCTACTCGACCGGCAAACCGGGCGCTGTTCCCGGCACGCATCGCGTCGAAGTGATCGGCGGCGCCAAGGCCGGCACGGCGAAAGCCGCCGAGCTGGATCCCCAGAAACCGGCGCCGGCCCCGGTCGAAGCGAGCAAGGGAAAGACGATCGAAGCGGTCGTCGGCGAAGGGGGCAACAACCATATCGAGATCGAACTGTAA
- a CDS encoding DinB family protein produces the protein MADTSLLLMLDEVRTMTLRHLEGVTDAESRFAPPGLSNSILWHAGHIYVVVERLTMEPLGREPIAPEGWIDLFGWDSRPGETPPEKFPPLGEVVPQLQSQHVRLSEMLAEFSDAELSAPLAERPDRTARHLILHGFQDEASHKGEIWLLKKLWARHGA, from the coding sequence ATGGCTGATACCTCGTTGCTGCTGATGCTGGACGAAGTCCGCACCATGACGCTCCGTCACTTGGAAGGAGTGACCGACGCCGAGTCGCGCTTCGCGCCGCCGGGACTATCCAATTCCATCCTGTGGCATGCCGGCCATATCTACGTCGTCGTCGAACGCTTGACGATGGAGCCCCTCGGCCGCGAGCCGATCGCACCCGAGGGCTGGATCGACCTGTTCGGCTGGGACAGCCGCCCCGGCGAAACGCCGCCGGAGAAGTTTCCGCCTCTTGGCGAAGTGGTCCCGCAACTACAATCGCAACATGTCCGTTTGAGCGAGATGCTCGCAGAGTTTAGCGATGCGGAACTCTCCGCACCGCTCGCGGAACGCCCCGACCGAACCGCACGCCATCTCATCCTGCATGGCTTTCAGGACGAAGCGTCGCACAAGGGAGAAATCTGGTTGTTGAAGAAGCTCTGGGCGCGCCACGGCGCATAA
- a CDS encoding DUF1559 domain-containing protein, whose translation MKSTNFRKGFTLVELLVVIAIIGVLIALLLPAVQQAREAARRMQCSNHLKQLGIALHNYHDTHQQFPPGHFATSTSSRPASWLVRLWPFIEQSAAYEQCTFVNSDWTGIGFDRNWRVTTTLYVDSLVCPSNPMEHRKKQAASSAMQSDGCPAEVEYQVADYVGVAGGYNGPTPPSHWIGYHGMNDYNGIFVALDQWNSRTVAFKDVTDGTSNTLAIGEESNQIKSLDSSGNVTLYDSREYLHRGGAWSGGGGHNGNGSWYGNWEGLSSIRVGINYAHTSGYNNPLGTGNNPTYGGRSGHHTIFTSAHPGGAQFVYGDGSVHFVTENTNLTTLKNLANRCDGNVLEEY comes from the coding sequence GTGAAGTCTACCAATTTCCGCAAAGGTTTTACGCTGGTCGAACTGCTGGTCGTGATTGCGATCATCGGCGTCTTGATCGCACTGCTCTTGCCAGCTGTGCAACAAGCCCGCGAAGCGGCCCGTCGGATGCAATGCAGCAATCATCTGAAGCAGCTCGGCATCGCGCTGCACAACTATCACGACACGCATCAACAATTTCCGCCGGGACATTTTGCGACCAGCACCAGCAGTCGTCCGGCGAGTTGGTTGGTTCGCCTGTGGCCGTTCATCGAACAATCGGCGGCGTATGAGCAATGCACGTTCGTCAACAGCGACTGGACCGGTATTGGCTTTGACCGCAACTGGCGCGTGACGACGACGCTGTACGTCGATTCGCTCGTTTGCCCGTCGAACCCAATGGAACATCGAAAAAAGCAAGCCGCGTCGAGCGCGATGCAATCGGACGGCTGCCCGGCTGAAGTCGAATATCAAGTCGCCGATTACGTCGGCGTCGCCGGCGGCTACAACGGCCCTACTCCTCCGTCGCACTGGATCGGCTATCACGGAATGAACGACTACAACGGCATCTTCGTCGCGCTCGATCAATGGAACTCACGAACGGTCGCGTTCAAGGACGTCACTGACGGCACGAGCAACACGCTGGCGATCGGCGAAGAGTCGAACCAGATTAAGTCGCTCGATTCGTCCGGCAACGTCACGCTGTACGATTCGCGCGAATACCTGCATCGCGGCGGCGCGTGGAGCGGCGGCGGCGGTCACAACGGCAACGGATCGTGGTACGGCAACTGGGAAGGACTCTCCTCCATCCGCGTCGGCATCAACTACGCCCATACCTCCGGCTACAACAATCCGCTCGGTACCGGCAACAATCCGACCTACGGCGGTCGCTCGGGACACCACACGATTTTCACGTCGGCTCACCCCGGCGGCGCCCAGTTCGTCTATGGCGACGGCTCGGTCCACTTCGTCACCGAAAACACGAACTTGACGACGCTGAAGAATCTGGCCAATCGCTGCGACGGCAACGTGCTCGAAGAGTACTAA